The Chitinivorax sp. PXF-14 genome has a window encoding:
- a CDS encoding prolyl oligopeptidase family serine peptidase, protein MTPITRKLTLTALCAALCSPAAQAAGYTGLGASSVSKETLEQFRPKPLDASLSRRIQSMLDISAPGGGLLSPDARQLFFTWRVTGVSQIWRIDGPQRFPVQMTGGEDATTLADITPDGRYLLVQRDRKGEENPGLYLQPTAGGALIEIQHKEGVQTFHQFVSRDSRYVYYAANDIRPDSRALYRYEIATGKKEAIFTEPGLWAIADHLDDGRLLLEKGIGSTHSEYYEWQSGKLAPVIGQDDNEEYEMRFGAKPGEYLAQTPRFGNFRRLYRYAGGRFDAITPELKWDVSGFQIDDTRRRILYTVNDNGYSTLHALDAQSGKPLALPAFKGADHVLPGSSTRDGRYSVLIVETAQAPRSAYVYDWRRGQQTQWVWPSSPEVDTRRFARATLETYPARDGTPIPMFVRRPASCDPAPCPVIVHFHGGPESQATPGFSPYAQLFVDAGYIFVEPNVRGSNGYGKAWFHADDGAKRLDVITDIDDAARYIRTNWGSHGSTPKIGIMGGSYGGYSTLVGMTMFAGSFDAGVANVGMSNLLTFLNNTAPYRRKLRTSEYGDPEIDREALIKLSPVTYIDRLSAPLLIIQGASDPRVPVGEAVQMYEAATQKGVASELMIFADEGHGAQKRENRLYTIGHTLRFFDQALKPRP, encoded by the coding sequence ATGACCCCGATCACTCGCAAGCTCACCCTGACGGCGCTGTGCGCCGCGCTCTGCAGCCCGGCCGCGCAGGCCGCCGGCTACACCGGCCTTGGCGCCAGCAGCGTCAGCAAGGAAACACTCGAACAGTTCCGCCCCAAGCCGCTCGATGCCTCGCTGAGCCGCCGCATCCAGTCCATGCTCGACATCTCGGCGCCGGGCGGCGGCCTGTTGAGCCCGGACGCGAGGCAGCTGTTCTTCACCTGGCGTGTGACCGGCGTCTCGCAGATCTGGCGCATCGACGGGCCGCAGCGCTTCCCGGTGCAGATGACCGGCGGCGAGGATGCCACCACACTCGCCGACATCACGCCGGACGGCCGCTACCTGCTCGTGCAACGCGACCGCAAGGGCGAGGAGAACCCCGGCCTTTACCTGCAGCCGACCGCGGGCGGGGCGCTGATCGAGATCCAGCACAAGGAAGGGGTGCAGACCTTTCACCAGTTCGTCAGCCGCGACAGCCGCTACGTCTACTACGCAGCCAACGACATCCGCCCCGACAGCCGCGCGCTGTACCGCTATGAGATCGCCACCGGCAAGAAGGAGGCGATCTTCACCGAACCGGGCCTGTGGGCGATCGCCGACCACCTCGACGATGGCCGGCTGCTGCTGGAGAAGGGCATCGGCAGCACGCACAGCGAATACTACGAATGGCAGTCCGGCAAGCTGGCCCCGGTGATCGGCCAGGACGACAACGAAGAGTATGAAATGCGCTTCGGCGCCAAGCCCGGCGAATACCTGGCGCAGACGCCGCGCTTCGGTAACTTCCGCCGGCTGTACCGCTATGCCGGTGGCCGCTTCGACGCGATCACGCCCGAGCTCAAGTGGGATGTATCGGGCTTCCAGATCGACGACACGCGCCGCCGCATCCTCTACACGGTCAACGACAACGGCTACAGCACGCTCCATGCGCTCGATGCACAGAGCGGCAAGCCGCTTGCATTGCCCGCCTTCAAGGGAGCCGACCACGTGCTGCCCGGCTCGAGCACGCGCGACGGCCGCTACAGCGTGCTGATCGTGGAAACGGCACAGGCACCGCGCTCGGCCTATGTCTACGACTGGCGCCGCGGCCAGCAGACGCAGTGGGTGTGGCCGTCGAGCCCCGAGGTGGATACGCGCCGTTTCGCCCGCGCCACGCTCGAAACCTACCCGGCACGCGATGGCACGCCCATCCCGATGTTCGTGCGCCGGCCGGCCAGTTGCGATCCGGCACCATGCCCGGTCATCGTCCATTTCCACGGCGGCCCCGAGTCGCAGGCGACACCGGGTTTCTCGCCCTACGCGCAGCTGTTCGTCGATGCCGGCTACATCTTCGTCGAGCCCAATGTGCGCGGCTCCAACGGCTACGGCAAGGCGTGGTTCCATGCCGACGACGGCGCCAAGCGCCTCGATGTGATCACCGACATCGACGATGCCGCGCGCTACATCCGCACCAACTGGGGCAGCCACGGCAGCACACCGAAGATCGGCATCATGGGCGGCAGCTATGGCGGCTACTCGACGCTGGTCGGCATGACGATGTTCGCCGGCAGCTTCGACGCCGGCGTGGCCAACGTGGGCATGTCGAACCTGCTGACCTTCCTCAATAATACCGCGCCCTACCGCCGCAAGCTGCGCACCAGCGAATACGGCGACCCGGAAATCGACCGCGAGGCGCTGATCAAGCTGTCGCCAGTTACCTATATCGATAGGCTCAGCGCGCCGCTGCTGATCATCCAGGGCGCCAGCGACCCGCGCGTGCCGGTGGGCGAGGCCGTCCAGATGTACGAGGCCGCAACGCAGAAGGGGGTTGCCAGCGAGCTGATGATCTTCGCCGACGAGGGCCACGGCGCACAAAAACGCGAGAACCGCCTGTACACCATCGGCCACACGCTGCGCTTCTTCGATCAGGCGCTGAAGCCGCGTCCATGA
- a CDS encoding substrate-binding periplasmic protein, whose product MRWALLGAMLLTLSTGAMAADVSMAFGERIPPFCFPDTNSGIELEVIGEALAYRGHVLKPHYFSFARVPMAFKSNQVDAVMTDLGEDLTHFGGHYGDPAVRYDNVFITLQERNLVITRPSDLDGLSVVSFQGASKRYPAWLDPVRKAGRYFELNDQALQVRTLMAGRYDVVLSDRHIFRYFTLELMRSGTATKLVEEHDFVTPNPQDYRPVFRDPQVRDDFNAGLRHLKETGRYQAIYDKYLK is encoded by the coding sequence GTGAGGTGGGCCTTGCTGGGCGCAATGCTGCTGACGCTGTCGACAGGGGCCATGGCGGCCGACGTCAGCATGGCCTTTGGCGAAAGGATTCCGCCGTTCTGCTTTCCCGACACCAATTCCGGCATCGAACTGGAGGTGATCGGCGAGGCGCTCGCCTACCGTGGCCACGTGCTGAAGCCGCACTATTTCTCGTTCGCGCGCGTGCCGATGGCCTTCAAAAGCAATCAGGTCGATGCCGTGATGACCGACCTGGGCGAAGATCTGACGCACTTCGGCGGCCATTATGGCGACCCGGCCGTGCGCTACGACAATGTGTTCATCACGCTGCAGGAGCGCAATCTGGTCATCACCCGCCCGTCCGATCTCGACGGCCTGAGCGTGGTGTCGTTTCAGGGGGCGAGCAAGCGCTATCCGGCCTGGCTCGACCCGGTGCGCAAGGCGGGCCGCTATTTCGAGCTGAACGACCAGGCGTTGCAGGTCAGAACCCTGATGGCCGGGCGCTACGACGTGGTGCTCAGCGACCGCCACATCTTCCGCTACTTCACGCTGGAGCTCATGAGGAGCGGTACCGCGACCAAGCTGGTGGAGGAGCACGACTTCGTCACGCCGAACCCGCAGGACTACCGCCCGGTGTTTCGCGACCCTCAGGTACGCGACGACTTCAACGCCGGGCTACGCCACCTGAAGGAAACCGGCCGCTACCAGGCCATCTACGACAAATACCTGAAGTAG
- the sbcB gene encoding exodeoxyribonuclease I → MPNTLYWHDYETFGTDPRRDRAVQFAGIRTDEDLNEIGEPLNVYCRPADDFLPQPEACLVTGITPQLALEKGLPEVDFIAAILEQLGQPGTCGVGYNTLRFDDEFTRNLLYRNFFDPYAREWQHGCSRWDILDMLRLTRALRPEGIVWPTHEDGKPSFKLEHLSAANGLVHEAAHDALSDVRATIAVARLVKATQPKLYDYVYQLRDKHKVAGQIDLDSKRPVLHVSGMYSTDFGCLALVSPIAMHPTNKNEVVVFDLRADPAPLFDLTPEQIRERLFTRAADLPEGVERLPLKTIHLNKCPIVASSKLLTPALAEHWQIDLAQSERHWKRLAANDLSAKLATVFDRPAGEPPSDPDLMLYGGGFFSNKDRGLMNRIRATLPQQLAELRLDFDDARLPEMLFRYRARNFPETLASTEAMRWDDYREWRLTDPAGGASITIDDYLAQIEQLQGRADLTGRQQQVLAALLDYAEMVSP, encoded by the coding sequence CGGCACCGACCCGCGCCGCGACCGCGCCGTGCAGTTCGCCGGCATCCGCACCGACGAAGATCTGAACGAGATCGGCGAGCCGCTGAATGTCTACTGCCGGCCGGCCGACGACTTCCTGCCGCAGCCCGAGGCCTGCCTGGTCACCGGCATCACGCCGCAGCTGGCGCTGGAGAAGGGGCTGCCCGAGGTCGATTTCATCGCCGCCATCCTCGAACAGCTGGGCCAGCCGGGCACCTGCGGCGTCGGCTACAACACCCTGCGCTTCGACGACGAGTTCACGCGCAATCTGCTCTACCGCAATTTTTTCGACCCCTATGCGCGCGAATGGCAACACGGCTGCTCGCGCTGGGACATCCTCGACATGCTGCGCCTGACGCGTGCGCTGCGGCCCGAGGGCATCGTCTGGCCCACGCATGAGGACGGCAAGCCGAGCTTCAAGCTCGAACACCTGAGCGCGGCCAATGGCCTCGTGCACGAGGCCGCGCACGATGCGCTGTCCGACGTGCGCGCCACCATCGCCGTGGCGCGGCTCGTCAAGGCCACTCAGCCCAAGCTCTACGACTATGTCTACCAGCTGCGCGACAAGCACAAGGTGGCCGGGCAGATCGACCTCGACAGCAAGCGGCCGGTGCTGCATGTCTCGGGCATGTATTCCACCGATTTCGGCTGCCTCGCGCTCGTTTCGCCGATCGCCATGCACCCGACCAACAAGAACGAGGTCGTGGTGTTCGACCTGCGCGCCGACCCGGCGCCGCTGTTCGACCTGACGCCGGAACAGATCCGCGAGCGGCTGTTCACACGCGCGGCCGATCTGCCCGAGGGGGTCGAACGGCTGCCGCTCAAGACCATCCACCTCAACAAGTGCCCGATCGTGGCATCGAGCAAGCTGCTGACCCCGGCGCTGGCGGAACACTGGCAGATCGACCTGGCGCAAAGCGAGCGTCACTGGAAACGGCTGGCCGCGAACGACCTCTCCGCCAAGCTGGCGACGGTGTTCGACCGCCCGGCCGGCGAGCCGCCGAGCGACCCGGACCTGATGCTGTATGGCGGCGGCTTCTTCAGCAACAAGGATCGCGGGCTGATGAACCGCATCCGCGCCACGCTGCCGCAACAGCTGGCCGAGCTGCGGCTGGATTTCGACGACGCGCGCCTGCCCGAGATGCTGTTCCGTTACCGCGCCCGCAATTTCCCGGAGACCCTGGCGTCCACCGAGGCCATGCGCTGGGACGACTACCGCGAATGGCGCCTGACCGATCCGGCCGGCGGCGCCAGCATCACCATCGACGATTACCTCGCCCAGATCGAGCAACTGCAGGGTAGGGCGGACCTGACGGGCCGCCAGCAGCAGGTGCTGGCGGCGCTGCTGGACTATGCCGAGATGGTCAGCCCGTGA